One Aegilops tauschii subsp. strangulata cultivar AL8/78 chromosome 7, Aet v6.0, whole genome shotgun sequence genomic window carries:
- the LOC109736262 gene encoding putative F-box/FBD/LRR-repeat protein At1g78760 has protein sequence MAEASGDGSMEDRISALPDELLIHVLSHLRSRKAVQTCVLARRWRYLWRSVTCIDVSFEEFEDRAAANDLEREEVFKMFVNHLLILRERVDLKEFHLQYSLVVGVGCLSAKSDEANLWIRHALQYKAQTVKIGNHSEPLQLLPSVFTSTYLKRLHITNAQLILGFFDRLRKGCPALEYLFLSTCDIEDLDIFSDTLKVLILSDAIGFSFSFEHDAQVSISAPSLISLSVKECPSGARLPILKNMSSLETASVLLSEGDITTCDADGIRQFLGGLSGVRSLDFYYGDRQLEVKNNHGWCPTFNNLTNLTLDRWCMHADLYAMIVFLQNSPNLKKLTLKLNEPRYHNEVVSAVIGELEDRSFTCEQLEIVEIICSKGNELLLLGLNQFLLEESGIRPDQMRVSHQN, from the exons ATGGCGGAGGCGTCGGGCGACGGGAGCATGGAAGACAGGATCAGCGCCCTCCCGGACGAGCTCCTCATCCATGTTCTCTCCCACCTGCGCTCACGCAAAGCTGTGCAGACATGCGTGCTGGCACGGCGCTGGCGATACCTCTGGCGGTCGGTGACCTGCATCGACGTGTCTTTCGAGGAATTTGAGGACAGGGCTGCTGCAAACGACTTGGAGCGTGAGGAGGTGTTCAAGATGTTTGTGAACCATTTGCTGATTCTCCGTGAACGCGTAGACCTGAAGGAGTTCCATCTGCAGTACAGCTTGGTGGTCGGGGTCGGCTGCCTCAGTGCTAAGTCTGATGAAGCCAACCTATGGATCCGCCATGCGTTACAGTACAAGGCTCAGACTGTCAAGATAGGCAATCACAGCGAACCTCTGCAGCTTCTTCCCTCGGTATTCACTTCAACGTACTTGAAAAGACTGCACATTACCAATGCTCAACTGATCCTAGGTTTCTTTGACCGTCTCCGAAAAGGCTGCCCAGCATTGGAATATCTCTTCCTATCAACCTGCGACATTGAGGACCTTGACATTTTCTCCGACACACTCAAGGTTTTGATCCTCTCTGATGCTATCGGGTTCTCATTCTCATTTGAGCACGATGCCCAAGTCTCTATTTCTGCTCCAAGCCTCATTTCTCTGTCCGTCAAAGAGTGTCCTTCCGGGGCCAGGCTACCTATACTAAAGAACATGTCATCACTAGAGACTGCATCAGTATTGCTTTCAGAAGGAGATATCACAACTTGTGATGCTGATGGTATCAGGCAGTTTCTCGGGGGCCTCTCTGGTGTTAGAAGTTTGGATTTCTATTATGGGGATAGACAG CTGGAGGTGAAAAATAATCACGGATGGTGCCCAACATTCAACAATCTTACAAACCTGACTCTTGATAGGTGGTGCATGCATGCGGACTTATATGCCATGATAGTCTTCCTTCAGAACTCACCTAATCTGAAGAAGCTAACTCTTAAACTAAACGAG CCACGATATCACAACGAGGTTGTATCTGCAGTCATCGGCGAGCTGGAGGATAGATCGTTTACATGTGAACAGCTTGAGATTGTCGAAATCATATGCTCGAAGGGAAATGAGCTGCTGCTACTTGGGTTGAATCAGTTTTTGCTAGAAGAGAGTGGCATAAGGCCTGATCAGATGCGTGTCAGTCACCAGAACTAA